Part of the Geobacter pickeringii genome, CCCGCGGTGCCGCAGAGGATGGCCGCCCCGATGTTCATCTCCCCCTGGTGGGCGAGGTAGCCGGCGGGGGGCATGACGAGTTCGCTGGGGATCGGGATGACGGAGCTTTCCATCGCCATCAGGAGAAAGACGCCGGGATAGCCCATGGCGCCGATGGTGGCGACGAGCCACTGTATCGCTTCGTGCATGCGGAAAACACCTCGTGTCGCAGGATCGTGAAAGCACCCCTCTCATACCACGGGAGCGCCGTGGAACGCCAGAAAAACCCGACAGGAGCAGTGATGACAAAGCAGGTTTACGTGATCGGGCACCGCAACCCCGACACCGATTCGATAGCGTCGGCCATCGCCTACGCGGAGCTGAAGCGACGGACCGGCCATCGCCACGTGGCCGCCGCCATGGCGGGGGAGCCGAATCCCCAGACCCGGTACATCCTCGACCGGCTCGGCATCGAGGCGCCGACGTATCTGGCCGACGTCCACCCCAAGGTGCGCGACATCCTGAAGCGCCAGCCGGTGACCGCCTCCGCGGAGATGCCGCTCAAGGAGGCGCTGGAGCTTTTCTACGCCAACACCATCCGGGTCCTGCCGGTAGTGGACGCTGACGGTGCACCCCTCGGGCTCGTGTCGCTGCTCCGCCTCTCCGAGAAGTACCTCGTGGCCGGCACCGACCGCAAGCGCGGGATCGACGCCTCCCTCCGCTCGCTGGCCGCCTGCCTCGACGGCACCTTCCTCGCCGGCGGGGCGGATGAGGGGGTTGAGCACCTCCACCTCTTCATCGGCGCCATGCTGGAGGAGTCGTTCTCGGGGCGGATCGAGGGGTACGACCCGGCAACGCTCCTCATCATGACCGGCGACCGTCAGAGCATCCACCAGTCGGCCATCGAGCGGGGGGCGCGGCTCCTCGTGGTGACCGGCGGCTTCGGCATCGACGATGACCTCCTCGCCCGGGCGAAGGCAAAGGGGGTCACGGTCCTCTCCACCCCCCACGACACCGCCACCGCCGCCTGGCTGGCCCGCCTCGCCACCCCCCTTTCCCGTTTCGTGGAGGCGAAGTTCGAGAAGATCGGCGTCGCCGAGCCCATGGAGCACCTGCGGCTCAAACTCCTCCACTCGGGGGAGCCGGCGGTGATCGCGGTGGAGGAGGACGGGACCATCGCCGGCGTGGCCACCAAGTCGTCGCTGCTCTCCCCCATCCCCTACGCCCTGATCCTCGTGGACCACAACGAGCTCGGGCAGTCGGTTCCCGGCGCCGAGGCGGTGGAGATCCTGGAGGTGATCGATCACCACAAGCTCGGCAACCCCCCGACGAACCAGCCGATCACCTTCATGGCGGCGCCGGTGGGGAGCACCTGCACCGTGGTCGCCTCCCTCTACCGTGAGGGGGGGGTGGAACCCGACCAGAAGATGGCGGCGCTCCTCCTGGCCGGGATCCTCTCGGACACCGTCATCCTCAAGTCCCCCACCACCACCGGCCGCGACCGGGAACTGGTGGCCTGGCTCGAGGAGCGGTCGGGGCTCGACCACGTCACCTTCGGCAAGGATATCTTCTCCGCTTGCGGCGGCTTCTCGGCCCACGGCACGCCGGAGAAGGCGATCCGCTCCGACTTCAAGCACTTCACCGCCGGCGAGACCCTCTTCGGGGTTGGCCAGGTGGAGGTGGTGGGGTTCGACGAGTTCCGCGAGCTGAAGGAGACCCTCCGGGAGACGCTGAAAGCGGTCAAGGCGGCCGACCGCCTCGACCTCGCCGGCCTCATGGTGACCGACATCTACACCGAGACGACCCTCTTCCTGGCGGAAGGGAAGAACGAGCTCGCCCACCTCATGGGGTATCCCCAGCTGGAGCCCCACCTCTACGAGCTCAAGGGGGTCATGTCGCGGAAGAAGCAGATGGTGCCGCACCTGCTGAAGGTGCTGGGGAAACTCTAAGCCATGACATTTATCGAACGCCTGAAATCCGAGGTCCTCGTGGGGGACGGCGCCATCGGCACCATGCTCTACGCCAAGGGGGTCCCCCTCGACGCCAATGTAGAGCACCTGAACCTGGTGCGGCCGGAGCTGGTCCTGGAGCTTCACCGCGAGTACCTGACCGCCGGGGCCCGGGTGATCGAGACCAACACCTTCGGCGCCAACGGGACCAAGCTGGCGGCCATCGGCCTGGAGAAGCGGGAGCGGGAGATCAACCTCCGGGGGGCCGAACTGGCCCGGAGGGCGGCCGCCGGCTACGACGCCTTCGTGGCGGGCTCCGTGGGGCCCCTGGTTCGGCTGAAGGGGGAGGAGCGGGAGCTCTCCGCCGCGGAGACCACCGAGATCTACCGGCGGCAGGCCGGGGCCCTTGCCGAGGGGGGGGTCGACCTCCTCATTCTGGAGACCTTCACCGATCTCTCCCCGCTCATCTGCGCCCTGGTGGCGGCCCGGGAGACGGGACTGCCGGTGGTGGCGAACATGGCATTTCTGGAGCAGGGGCGCATCGCCGGCGGCCTCGACGTGGAGCGGGTGGCGCTGGAACTGGCCGCCGGCGGGGCCGACGTCATCGGTGCCAACTGCGGGGCCGGCCCCCTGGAGATTTTGGGGACCGTCCGGCGGATGGCGCGGGTGACCGACCGCCCCCTGGCCGCCTATCCCAACAGCGGCTTTCCGGAATACGTGAACGGCCGCCACGTCTACCGGACCACCCCCGACTACTTCGCCGAGCGGGCCGTGGAGATGGTGGAGGCCGGCGCGGCGCTGGTGGGGGGGTGCTGCGGCACCACGCCGGAGCATATCCGGCGCCTGGCGGAACGCCTCGGCGGGATGCGTCCCGCGGTGCGGCAGGTGGTGGTGCCGGAACTGCCGGCGGAGGAGCGCCGGGAGGCCGCCGCGGTCGCGGAAGGATTCCTGGCTCGCTGGGGGAAGGAGCCGGTGGTCACCGTGGAGCTCGATCCTCCCAAGGGATTCGACTGCGACAAGATCATCGCCGGCAGCCGGGTGCTGAAGGCCGCCGGGGCCGATGCCATCAACATCGCCGAAAATCCCCTGGCCCGCATCAGGATGGGGAACATCGCCCTGGGGCACCTGGTCCAGCGGGAGGCGGGGATCGAGGTGATCGTCCACGTCACCTGCCGGGACCGCAACCTCCTCGGCCTCCAGTCCGACCTCATGGGGGCGAGCCTCCTCGGCATCCGCTCCATCCTGGCGGTGACCGGCGATCCGGCGCGGATCGGCGAGCAGGCCGGCGCCTCCTCGGTCTACGACCTGAACTCCTTCACCCTGATCAAGCTTCTCGCCGACCTGAACGCCGGGGTGAACGCCCTCGGCAATCCGCTGGGGCGCGGCGCCGGTTTCACCATCGGCTGTGCCTTCAACCCCAACGGTCAGCGGATGGAGGTACAGGCGGGGCGGCTGGAGAAGAAGGTCGCCAACGGCGCCCGCTTCGTCCAGACCCAGCCGATCTACGACCTGGCGCGCCTCGACGGGATGCTGGAGCAGACGGCCCACCTCGACATCCCGATCCTCCCCGGGATCATGCCGCTGGTGAGCGAGCGCAACTGCGAGTTCCTCCACAACGAGGTGCCGGGGATCGTGATTCCCGACGAAATCCGGCAGCGGATGCGGGGGAAGGAGAAGGACGAAGGGGTGCGGGAGGGGCTCGCCATCGCCCGGGAGTTCATCGACGCTGCCCGCGGCCGGGTCGGCGGTTTCTATCTGGTCCCCCCCTTCGGCCGGTACGAGATCGCCGCGGAGCTCGTGCGCTACATCAAGGAAAAGTGAGGTACACCATGTGGATTCGTCGCGTGCTGGTCCTCGTTTTCGTTGCCGTTGCCCTCGCCGGCTGCCGTAACCCCTATCTGATATCGGAGCGCTTCACGGAAAGCTCCCGCGAGTACAACCGGAGCATCCGGTGGCGGGAGTTGGAGCAGGCTTGCCTCGCCTTTGCCGACAGGGGGGTGAAGGATGAGTGCCTTGCCCGGGCGGCGGCCAAAGGGGTTTCCGTGGCCGACTACCGGGTGGTGTCGACGGAGCTGGACCCGGAGAAGGGGACGGCGACGGTCCATATGGAGATCGACTACTACGTCCTCCCCTCCACCCGCCTGAAGAGCGTCCGGGACGTGCAGCAGTGGCGCTACGAGGAGAAGGACGGCGACCTCCGCTGGCGGATCGTGACCCCGCCGCCGGAGTTCAAGTAGGACCCTTGGGGGGGCGGCGAGGGAGAACGGCAACAAGAGGTTTTCATGGGGCCGTTTCTATGTTAAGTATATCCATGAGCCTCGATGCGAGGCCTACGACGACCCAAGGAGCGTACCGCATGGCAGACACGAGAAACACCGAAACCGCAGCGATCTTCGCCTTCTTTGCCGGAGCGGCCCTCGCCGCCGGCGCTGCACTCCTCCTCACCCCCAAGACCGGTCGCGAGGTCCGCGAGAAGCTGGGCGATGTTACCGACGAGGCGATGGGAAAGGTCAAAATGGCGGTCCGGGAGGCGAAATTCAGGGTTTCCCCCAAGACCAGTGAGGGAGAGAATATCGAAGGGGGGAGTTGCTGGATCTAGCGCCGGCACCGCTCTGCCTGTCCCTCGATACATGCGAAACGCCCCGCTCCGGAGATGGAGACGGGGCGTTTCTTTTTCCCGGATGGCAGGGGCTCAGGAGGCGTAGTCCACCGCCACGACCGACGAGCAGACCGACTTCATGTGGGGGATGACCTCGCCGGCGTGGTAGGGGTGCACCTGATAGGCCTGGAGCGCCTCCATGGAGTCGAATCTGGTCACCAGGGCCAGATCGTAGGAGCGCTCGGAGCGGATGACGTCGACCCCCACCTCCAGCTGCCGCAGTTCGTCGATCTTTCCCCGCATGCTCTCGAGTTTCTCCCGCGTCGTCTCGATGTTCGCGGCCGTCGGGTCGGCCAGCTTGAAGAATACGATGTGCGTGATCATGGTGTTCTCTCCTTCCCGGAAGTGGTGGTTTGTCGATAGTTCGCTGCAGGCTACCACAATTGCCGGGGCAATGCCACCGTTCGAACCACCACAGTGAGGACCGTCTAATACGTGGTACAATTGGTTGCAGTCCGAGAGAGAGGAGGGTGGGAAATGGTCAAGTTTTACGATCCGAAGGATGCGGCGGACCTGGCGCGGGTGGAGGCAGTGCTGCGGGAGGGGGGGGTCGAGTATTTTCTCCTCCCCGAGCCGGCGGCGGGAATCGGCCCGCAGCAGATCCACGTGGCGGAAGAGGATCTCCCCACGGCGGAAGAACTGCTGCGGCGCGGACGGTGAGGAAACGGCCCGCCGCGGGGCGGGCCGTCAAAAGGTCTCCAGGCAGAGCGGCTCACTGCCGGGGGGTGATGGTGATCTCCACCCGCCGGTTCAGCTGACGCCCCGCCTCGGTGCTGTTGTCGGCCACCGGCTTGCCCTTGCCGAAGCCGATGGCGGTCATGCGGGCTGGAGCCACCCCGCGGCCGGCGAGGGCGTTCTTGACCGCGGCGGCGCGCCGTTCGGAGAGCTGCTGGTTATGGAGCTCGCTCCCGGTGCTGTCGGTGTGGCCGGCAATGGTGATGCTCGTGTCGGGGTACTGAGTGAGGACCTTGGCCACCCGCCCGATTTCATCCCCCGCCCCCGCCTGCAGCGTTGCCGAGTTGATCGGGAAGAGGATGTCGGACTTGAAGGTAACGGCCAGGGTATCCATGTTCCGCTGGACGTTTGCCCCTTCGACGTTGGCGAGGGCCTGCCGCATCTCCTCTTCCTGCCTGTCCATGTAATTGCCGATGAGCCCCCCGGTCACGCCTCCGGCCAGGGCGCCGGCCGCCGCCCCGATGAGGGTGGACGAGGTGTTCCGGCCGATGGCCTGGCCGAGGCCGGCACCCACGGCGGCTCCGGTTCCGGTGCCGATGGCGGCTCCCTTCTGGGTTCGGGTCATGGGCTGTGAGCACCCCGCCGTGGCGAGGGCGACGACCGTGAGGGCGAGTACTGTCCGTTTCATGGTTCCTCCCGCTGATCTGCACTGCATGGATGTGATTATGTACTAGATTTTTATAGCACGGGACGGCTGAAATACAAAGGGGGAGGGGGGACGTGGCGGGAGGCTTTCAGGGAGGACGGCGCTCCGGCCAGCCCCCGACCGCGGTCAGGGGGCCGGCCGGAGCCGGTGTCAGGCGGAACTCTCTCCCGTGGCGGGGGTGGTTTCCTCGGTCGACTTTACCTCCTCCTCCCTGATGATGGCGGCGAAGCGGATGATCCCCGGAATGAGCTTTGCCGCCACGATGAGGGAGGCGAAGCCGAGGAAGCTGCCGGCCAGAAGCCCGTACTCTTCGGTGACGGGTATCCCGGCATCCAGCGCGTAGGCTGCCACGCTCAGCAGCACGAGGAGGGTGAGGAGCAGGATGGCGAATGCGAGACCAAGTACTTTCATAGCTTCCCCCTTGCAGTCGAATTGATGGCGCCGGGCGCCTGCATCTCCTTCAGGTTGCTGAACTCTCCCCAGGTCAGGTGCCACAGGGGGGCGGCGACGAAATCGTGCATGCTCTCCACCGGGCCGCAGCGCGTTCGCGCCACCCCACTGTTTCCAATTCCAGCGCAAAATCGAGGACCTTCATCGCGTGTTCCTCCTTGCGCATTCGCCGTGAATTCATGAACCGGTGCCAATTGATGTCAATGGTAACACCTTGAATTTTGTATACAATATGTATATTTTTTTCATGCTTCATTTTTGGGGGAAGAATGTGCCGTCTGTTGTTCGTCAGATGCACGGGAGAGCTCCTTTACATCACGGCTTCACGCGATATGCTTGGTGAAGAGGCCCACATTCAGGAGGAGGAAGGCTATGAAACTAAGCGCACGGAACGTATTTTCCGGTACGGTCAGCGGCATCACCAAGGGTGCGGTGAACGCCGAAGTTACCCTCACCCTCACGGGAGGGACCCCCGTCGTCGCGGTCGTGACCAACGCCAGCGTCGACAGCCTCGGTCTCGCCGTCGGCACGGAAGCCTGTGCCATTATCAAGGCGAGCTCGGTCATCATCGGCACCGATCTCCACGACGCCAGGGTGAGCGCCCGCAACATCATGTGCGGCACCGTGGCGAAGGTGGTCGAGGGGCCGGTCAGCACCGAGGTGGACGTGGAGATCGGCGGCGGCAATACCATCAGCGCGGTCATCACCCACGGGAGCGCCCGAAATCTCGGCATCAAGGCGGGGGGGCACGCCTGCGCCCTCTTCAAAGCGTCGAGCGTCATCCTCGGCGTCAGCTGACACCCCTCGGGGGGAAGGCGCGGGGCTCCTGCCCAAAAAGCGTGCTCCCCCCCTTTTTCTGCCCGCCGTTATGTCACCGCCATGGTGACGATTCCGCTTCTTGAGGATCGTGTTCGTGGTATGTTGATGAAATGACGGGGTTCATGCCGATTGGTTCCCTTCGGCATCACCCTTGCGAAGGGGATATGCAGCCGGTCCGAACCCTGCCACCCTCCCGGCAAATCGATCCTCAAGGAGAATTGAAACGATGGGCACGATCATGAACGTTCTCTCCCTCGTCCTCTGCAGCCTTCTGTTCCTGACGCCGGCGGCCCTGGCCGCCGGGCTGAACCTCTCGGTGGCCGCCAGCCTCAAGGAGGTGGTCAACAGCCTGACGGCCGAGTACGGGAAGAAGAATGCCGGCGTTACCTTTCAAACGAACTACGGTGCTTCCGGCGCCCTGGCCAAGCAGATCGAGCAGGGGGCCCCGGCCGACATCTTCATCTCGGCCAACCGGGACTGGGTGGACTATCTCCAGAACCGCAACCTGACGGACGAGGCGAGCCGTTGTGCCTTTGCCTACAACTCCCTCGTCTTCGCCGGGGCCACGAAGTTGCCGGTGGCCGGGATGAAAGAGCTGGCGAAGCTCCGGAAGATCGCCATCGGCAGCCCCAGAAGCGTTCCGGCCGGCGAGTACGCGATGGAGTCGTTCAGGGCGGCCGGGGTGGAGAGAGAGCTGACCGGAAAGCTCGTTATGGCCAAGGATGTGCGGGAGGCGATGCAGTACGCCGAGCTGGGGGAGGTGGACGGCGCATTTGTCTACCGGACCGATGCGCTCCTGCTGGGGAAGCAGGCGAAGATTCTCTTCACGGTCCCCGAGCGGCTCCACGATCGGGTCACCTACCCCATGGCCCTCACCGCGACGGGAGCGAAGAGGCAGGATGCCCGGGAGTTCTTCCGCTTCCTCCAGTCGGCCGAGGCGCGAAAGGTGCTTGAAAAGTACGGCTTTGCGGTGAAATAATCCCCCCATGATCTCCTTCACCCCCGCCGACATAGACGCCATCAGGCTCTC contains:
- the modA gene encoding molybdate ABC transporter substrate-binding protein — encoded protein: MGTIMNVLSLVLCSLLFLTPAALAAGLNLSVAASLKEVVNSLTAEYGKKNAGVTFQTNYGASGALAKQIEQGAPADIFISANRDWVDYLQNRNLTDEASRCAFAYNSLVFAGATKLPVAGMKELAKLRKIAIGSPRSVPAGEYAMESFRAAGVERELTGKLVMAKDVREAMQYAELGEVDGAFVYRTDALLLGKQAKILFTVPERLHDRVTYPMALTATGAKRQDAREFFRFLQSAEARKVLEKYGFAVK
- a CDS encoding bifunctional homocysteine S-methyltransferase/methylenetetrahydrofolate reductase, with product MTFIERLKSEVLVGDGAIGTMLYAKGVPLDANVEHLNLVRPELVLELHREYLTAGARVIETNTFGANGTKLAAIGLEKREREINLRGAELARRAAAGYDAFVAGSVGPLVRLKGEERELSAAETTEIYRRQAGALAEGGVDLLILETFTDLSPLICALVAARETGLPVVANMAFLEQGRIAGGLDVERVALELAAGGADVIGANCGAGPLEILGTVRRMARVTDRPLAAYPNSGFPEYVNGRHVYRTTPDYFAERAVEMVEAGAALVGGCCGTTPEHIRRLAERLGGMRPAVRQVVVPELPAEERREAAAVAEGFLARWGKEPVVTVELDPPKGFDCDKIIAGSRVLKAAGADAINIAENPLARIRMGNIALGHLVQREAGIEVIVHVTCRDRNLLGLQSDLMGASLLGIRSILAVTGDPARIGEQAGASSVYDLNSFTLIKLLADLNAGVNALGNPLGRGAGFTIGCAFNPNGQRMEVQAGRLEKKVANGARFVQTQPIYDLARLDGMLEQTAHLDIPILPGIMPLVSERNCEFLHNEVPGIVIPDEIRQRMRGKEKDEGVREGLAIAREFIDAARGRVGGFYLVPPFGRYEIAAELVRYIKEK
- a CDS encoding Dabb family protein: MITHIVFFKLADPTAANIETTREKLESMRGKIDELRQLEVGVDVIRSERSYDLALVTRFDSMEALQAYQVHPYHAGEVIPHMKSVCSSVVAVDYAS
- a CDS encoding putative manganese-dependent inorganic diphosphatase, with protein sequence MTKQVYVIGHRNPDTDSIASAIAYAELKRRTGHRHVAAAMAGEPNPQTRYILDRLGIEAPTYLADVHPKVRDILKRQPVTASAEMPLKEALELFYANTIRVLPVVDADGAPLGLVSLLRLSEKYLVAGTDRKRGIDASLRSLAACLDGTFLAGGADEGVEHLHLFIGAMLEESFSGRIEGYDPATLLIMTGDRQSIHQSAIERGARLLVVTGGFGIDDDLLARAKAKGVTVLSTPHDTATAAWLARLATPLSRFVEAKFEKIGVAEPMEHLRLKLLHSGEPAVIAVEEDGTIAGVATKSSLLSPIPYALILVDHNELGQSVPGAEAVEILEVIDHHKLGNPPTNQPITFMAAPVGSTCTVVASLYREGGVEPDQKMAALLLAGILSDTVILKSPTTTGRDRELVAWLEERSGLDHVTFGKDIFSACGGFSAHGTPEKAIRSDFKHFTAGETLFGVGQVEVVGFDEFRELKETLRETLKAVKAADRLDLAGLMVTDIYTETTLFLAEGKNELAHLMGYPQLEPHLYELKGVMSRKKQMVPHLLKVLGKL
- a CDS encoding TOBE domain-containing protein, whose translation is MKLSARNVFSGTVSGITKGAVNAEVTLTLTGGTPVVAVVTNASVDSLGLAVGTEACAIIKASSVIIGTDLHDARVSARNIMCGTVAKVVEGPVSTEVDVEIGGGNTISAVITHGSARNLGIKAGGHACALFKASSVILGVS
- a CDS encoding YtxH domain-containing protein, with translation MADTRNTETAAIFAFFAGAALAAGAALLLTPKTGREVREKLGDVTDEAMGKVKMAVREAKFRVSPKTSEGENIEGGSCWI
- a CDS encoding OmpA family protein; translation: MKRTVLALTVVALATAGCSQPMTRTQKGAAIGTGTGAAVGAGLGQAIGRNTSSTLIGAAAGALAGGVTGGLIGNYMDRQEEEMRQALANVEGANVQRNMDTLAVTFKSDILFPINSATLQAGAGDEIGRVAKVLTQYPDTSITIAGHTDSTGSELHNQQLSERRAAAVKNALAGRGVAPARMTAIGFGKGKPVADNSTEAGRQLNRRVEITITPRQ
- a CDS encoding putative signal transducing protein; this encodes MVKFYDPKDAADLARVEAVLREGGVEYFLLPEPAAGIGPQQIHVAEEDLPTAEELLRRGR